A segment of the Lentisphaerota bacterium genome:
CCGGCAATCGTGAGCGGGCCGTCGCTAAAAATAGCGTGGTTGAATTTTAAACTGCCCCACCCCTGCTTCCATGCGTGCACGCGCAAGGCATGCGGGTCTCCGGACCCGGCGGCGGCCGCCGCTGCCCACTCGGCGGAAAACTGCCGCGCCGCCTCGACATTAACAGGGATTAAATCCGCATCTGTAGGGAAACGTGTGTGACGAGTGTTATTCATTGCCCCTCCTTGATATCAATCCATATGGGACTGGTCCAGGCCATGGCCGGCCATGTGAGCGGGGCTTGCACAATCCGCGCGTAGTAAAGGCAGGAGGTCTCGACCAGATCGTCAAACGTGATCATCGCGTCCATGCGCTCGGGACGCGGGGCGGTAGACAGGACTGGGCGGAAGGTCTTATCCACGCCCTTTCGGAATCGCATGAGGTCAACCCGCAGGAGCGTGTCTGTGCCCCAGACATTCAGGGTGATCTTCAGTTTGTCTCCCCGCTGTCTTTTCCCGACCGACCCTGTCCCCAGATCATCCACGGCGAATTCAACCAGGATGCGCTCGCCGGTGGTCGCGTAGCAGGTGCGATGAAGCATGCCGTCGAAGATCTCCTCGCGGGTCAGGGTTTTCGCGAACACGGCGGCGACTCCGCCATGCCGGCGACCGCCTTGTCCGCTGTGCTCGTCGGAGGAGCCAATGACCCCCACGCGCTTGCCGGCCATCCAGTAATCCTGGGCGTAATAGGGGCCGGGAACAGACGTGTTGGCCCGCCGTTCCGGGTTGTGCATGCGGTTGAATTCGTACGCCAGCAGATGCTGGGGATCGTACAGCTCACTTTGGCCGTGTTGCGAGTAGATTTCCATCACCGGACGCAGCCCCCGGTCGTCACACACATCCCAAGCGATGGCCCGCCCGATTCCGCCTCCCTGCGGCAGTTCGCCCCAATTGATCCCCGTATGATGGGGAACCAGCATGACGCGCGAGGGATCGGCCTCTTGTAGTCGCGTAAACGTGTTCGGCGGCGCCTCTGTGCCTTCCGTTCGAATCGCGCGGTAGCGCGCCATGGTTTCCGCGTCACGAAAATAGATGTTGTGGTCGCCGGTCAGCTCTTTCGAGTTCCGCTCATCACCCAGAACCGTGACGAAAGCCCCCGGGCAGTGTGCTTGGTCGGCCCACTCCGTCACCCGGCGATACCCCTCCGGCCCAAGAGCCTCCCAATGGTCGGAAACCCCGGCGAAGTCCAGAGCGCTGACCTCACGAGCATAGACATAGGGGTCTGTGCCCTGGCCGTCATGGGAAAGCTTGGTGTGAATATGAAGGTCGCCCCAATACAGTTTGCGGGTGCCCATGGCAACCTTGACCGCATTCGAAACCGTGTCGCGAAAACGAAATCGGTAAACGCCGTCTTGATCAATGCGGGTACGGACACGCAAAGAGCCCGACAGGCGAAGATGCTCCGCGATCACGGCGCCGTCCGTCCGTGTGAGGCGTTCATCCTCGAACACGGTGCTGGACGCATTCTCGAACCGGTCCAGCGACACGATGAACACATCGAAGTCCTCGCCGGGAACCGCGTACGACGGAACGATGACCCGGAAGCATTGATGCGCGCCGGCGATGACCGTCAAGACAGGCTCTGTCTCAGGGGCTTGTCCGTTGACGCGGAGCCACAGGGCGTCCGTCTCCGCCACGTAGGGGGCAAAGGTATTCGCATAGCGGATATGGATGGGCGTCCCCGCGGGAATGGCGCCACTGACCAGCTCTGCGGTCACCAGGCGTCCATGTCGAACCTCCCCCTCCGGATAGTTCAGGTGTCGCGGCTTGATTGTGAGGGCGAAGCGCGTTTCGGCACCCTCAGGCGTCGTCACCGAGATAAAGTGCGGGTGATCCGGTTTGTCACCCTGCAATTCGCGCGTGTAGCTTGGCCCGGTGATCACCATCCAGCTATTCGGAAACTGGAACTCGATCCGGTCCCGGGGTTTCACGTCCTCGTCTGCCTGCACAACGACCTCAACCCCACACGTTTCCCCCACGTCAAACCGCTTTTGCACGCATTGTGCCAGTAATTGCATAGCCATCATCCCTTGCTGATCGTTACCGTCTTGATCTCAAACGGACGGAATTGCAGGGGGGCGTCCTGCGCAAGCGGTTCGTTCTCCAACGGAGACACGGCGCTGGCCCGGCCACCGCAGGGACCGATCAGGGCGTCAGCCGCCGCAACACCGTAGACTTCCGTCATGCGCAGCACCAGATCATCGCTGTCTTCCGCGCGTTTCACCACGGGGATGATGACATTGGGGGCGCTGTTTTGCAAGAAGGAGTGGCGCGCGGGCAAGGTGGGCTTCCGCCCCTGGCGCAAACGCGCAATCTCCGCCGATTGCAAAACCACGGACGGAAAAACGCTGTTGAACTCGTAGCCCTGATGCGTCAGCCGGTTGGCGGCGACATCTCCGGGGCCGCTGAGAAAGGCGTATTCATGCACCTGAAGCCCGGCGTCTTTCGCCGACGGATCGGTCAGCCGGTTGCATTCCAGCGACCTGGCGTTCCAGACCCTCAGACGCGGGCTGCGCTGCAGCGCCACTTCCATGACTCCGTCCTTGAAGCGGTGCGCCGCGATCCCCTTGTTCAGCAGCGCGCAGGTGTAGTTATCCTGGCGGTTGACCGCCGCGGCCCAATGGACCGCCGGCCACACGCCGTCAGGATTACAGTGCACACCAGCCTTGGGGCGATACGACGGACGCTCAATCATTCCATAGGGAATTTCGTACCAGGCCCGGTCCTGCGGCGTGGTGAACCCAAACGGGAACGGGACCAGCAAGCGCACGTTCTGGCTGTCACACGCGATCGTTGTGCGAATATCAATCCGGTTGCTGCCGGGATAGAGCGACAGTTCCGTGGTCCAGGACAGGCTGTCGATGAGAACCTCGACTTCCGCCGCGGTGAGGTCCCGGATCTTGCACAGGTTGGCCTTGCACACGTCACTGCGCCAATCGCGCGGCAGCTCCCATTCCAGGCGCTTCGGCAAGGTCCCCTGGATGACCAGCCTTTGGAAGGCGCCGGTATACGACCGGACCGTCATGGTGGCCAGGTCGGACAGATTTTTCCGCATGTTGAAGAACTTCAGCCGGTCCCAGAAACTGCCGATGTCGTCCTCGGCCATCAAGTCCGCAGTCCCTTTGCCGGCGACCAGACGGTTGAGCGACTTGTCGAAGATTCCGGTAATCCCCCGCGCATCAAAGTCAATCCGGTAGCGCTCGTTCGCAATGCTGTTGCCCATGCCAGGCGTCAGGCGGTCCAACTCACACCGCCCGCTGACCGCCGCTTCCGCTGAGGCCTGCAGTCCGGCCGCTTCCGCATCCCGGCTGAGGACGCCGGAAACGAGCGCTGCCGCAGGCTGAGTCCGCGGCTGCTTCGAAGGGTTGGCGCGCAGGGTGGCATACCCGCAGGCGGGCAATCCGGCACAGCGGCATTTCAAACGATAGGCCACGGTGTCCAGGGGCATCTCGATACGAGCCCACTCTAGCACATCGGCCCGGCTTCCGTCTGCGGACGTCAGGGTCCATTCGGTCACCTGCTCGTCTTTCGTGATCCCCAGGTCCGCCGCCCGTATCACCACCTCGGTAAACACCGGAGTGACTTCCCAGTTCAGGGGGTTGAACACCGCGACGGTTGCATCAGGGCCGGGCGGCGGCGGCTGAATCTGAGCGCCGATCCGCGCGCACGCCTCCAGCATGTGCCTGCCTGCGCCGCGCCGCACCTGCCGGTTCCACTTCTGCAGTTCGCGCAGGGGACCATCCGGATGGCTGGCGGTAATGCTGTCGTGGAATTGCAGCAGGCTCATCAGGTTCCACCACCGGGCAAACCCCCGACGCGGATAGGCATAGTCGAAAGCAGCGGCAAAGGCGCTGAACTTCTCCGCCGCGAGCAGCAGATGCTCCAATTCCCGGTTCTGGCGCTTGAGCCCGCTGCGGGTGATATAGCAGCCGGTGGCAATGGGATTGCCTTCCGCGCGAACATCAATCTCCTCGGTCGTGACCGTGCCAGCCAGTATCCGGTCCAGGTGCGGCTTCATCCGAGTCTGCCGGATCTGTGCGTGGGTCACAAACCGGATTTCGACGCCCATGCGCGCACCCAGGGCCAGTGTGTCCGCCACAAACGAAGAGGTCTTCACCGTCTCTTCCGTGGTGATATGAATCACGGCGGTGTCATGCGGGCCTTCGGACAGTTGTTTCAACGTGTCTTGCAGGCAGTTGGCCCCATGCTCCACATGCATATCCATGCCGCTGTATTCACAGAAGCGGCACCCTGCGCCCTGGCAGACCGGGCATCGCCGGTACTGGTGATTGACAAAGATGCTGGTTGCCCATGCCGCACTGCCGAAAAAGCCGGATCGAATGCACATCAGCGTTCCGTCAATGCCGCGCCAATAGGGCCGGTCGGGCTGTCCTAACACATGCTCGGTTTCCATCCCAGCCGCCGAATTCCCGCCGAACATCCGGGAATGTATCGGCAGCCAGGGGAGGTCGAACTGACTGAAAATCTGGGGCACCTGGGCGCTCAAGCCGAAGGTGTCCGGCGCGGCACCCGTTTGCGGACGGACGTTGAACGTCTCCTTGAGCCAGCGGAAACTGTACAGAAAATTCCGGTAGATGGATTCCCCGTGTACCAGATTGTAGTCAATCACCGCTTCGCCGCCGCCCAGATGTTCAATCTGGCCCTTGCGGGTCAGTTCTCGCACGAGCGGGAGTTTGTCCGGGTTCTGCTCCAGATACTTCTTGATGGTGCAGGTCTGTTCGATCTCATACGCCGCCGGCGTGTTGGGGAGAATGTCGAACCACCGATCGAATTGCGACGCTTCGCGCTCGCTGTACGAGCGCAGAACAGACCCATCCGTATCCTCCGCATGCTCCTCAAACGCTTTGTTCCATAACGGATCGTGATGGTCACTCAGATTTATGTAGGCGGTTTTCATATAGACTCCTATGACAGAATTAACGGTGGCACACGCTTCAGTTGAAAGTGGTTTCTACGCAGGGGCTCACATCAGACGTCGGAGGTTGGTGCGTGCCCCAGGCGGTGGGTTGTTCGCTCATGGTAAAGGCCAGGACAGTGTCGCCTTTTCGATTAATGTCGCCGGGGATCGAATGGGCCAGGTCCAGCATCAGATGGGCGTCATCACTGGCTGGAAAAGTGAAGCGATAGATCGCCGCATGGCGGGTCGGCGCAAGTTCCGTGAGGATGTCGTATCTCGTCCGCCGAACAGCGCGGGGAAGGACCTCGTTGCGTGACGCGGATGCCGCGCATCCGTCTGGACAGGTCTGTGTTTGAATGCTCATGGTTTTGCGCCAAACACAGGCCGTGCTTCCTGCGCAAGCATCGTATCGGTTTGTTGCAGTTTGTGAAACTTTCTGGAGGCATAGAGGGGGGTGTGCGGCGCGCCGTGCGGCAGGTAGAGAAAGAACGGCTTGTCCTTGGACTTCGTGATAAACTCGATGGCCTCGGTTGTGTAACGTTGCGTCAGTTCGCTGATATTAATCTTGCCCGCTTGCTCAATGATGTTCGTGCCGCGATACAGCTCTCCATTACCGTGGTTGTCACCCGGCATGCCAAAATAGGAGTCAAACCCCTGGCTCGTCGGCAACGTCGCCACTCCTGTTCCCAAATGCCATTTACCAATGCAGGCCGTGGCGTAGCCCTGACCACGCAACAGCTCTGCGATGGTCGCCTCATCCGGATGCAACCCCTTTTCTGAGCGAGTGGGAAGCACACCCATATGCATGCCGACACGCTTGGGATAACAACCTGTCATCAGCGCTGCGCGTGTTGGTGTACAACACACCCCCGCCGCATAAAAATCCGTGAACCGCACCCCTTCCGCCGCCATGCGGTCCAGACAGGGCGTCTTGATGTTTGGCGATCCATAACAGGACAGGTCCGAATAGCCCAGATCATCGGTCAGGATGAAGATAACAT
Coding sequences within it:
- a CDS encoding DUF3604 domain-containing protein — its product is MMAMQLLAQCVQKRFDVGETCGVEVVVQADEDVKPRDRIEFQFPNSWMVITGPSYTRELQGDKPDHPHFISVTTPEGAETRFALTIKPRHLNYPEGEVRHGRLVTAELVSGAIPAGTPIHIRYANTFAPYVAETDALWLRVNGQAPETEPVLTVIAGAHQCFRVIVPSYAVPGEDFDVFIVSLDRFENASSTVFEDERLTRTDGAVIAEHLRLSGSLRVRTRIDQDGVYRFRFRDTVSNAVKVAMGTRKLYWGDLHIHTKLSHDGQGTDPYVYAREVSALDFAGVSDHWEALGPEGYRRVTEWADQAHCPGAFVTVLGDERNSKELTGDHNIYFRDAETMARYRAIRTEGTEAPPNTFTRLQEADPSRVMLVPHHTGINWGELPQGGGIGRAIAWDVCDDRGLRPVMEIYSQHGQSELYDPQHLLAYEFNRMHNPERRANTSVPGPYYAQDYWMAGKRVGVIGSSDEHSGQGGRRHGGVAAVFAKTLTREEIFDGMLHRTCYATTGERILVEFAVDDLGTGSVGKRQRGDKLKITLNVWGTDTLLRVDLMRFRKGVDKTFRPVLSTAPRPERMDAMITFDDLVETSCLYYARIVQAPLTWPAMAWTSPIWIDIKEGQ